In Aspergillus luchuensis IFO 4308 DNA, chromosome 1, nearly complete sequence, the following are encoded in one genomic region:
- a CDS encoding uncharacterized protein (COG:S;~EggNog:ENOG410Q073;~InterPro:IPR008427;~PFAM:PF05730;~SECRETED:SignalP(1-25);~TransMembrane:1 (n9-20c32/33o220-244i)) gives MFLPAGRSFTIILLTLTCLAYGSQTTHPTASATSLSSLIPSCAADCVEQFISSDYPKDACSEADLDCLCRTNTTSGYTLGEAAFRCSLSLCSMKTVFSSDLYDICDSVPGALPRTHATITATVMPTGSSPTQKTATTTTGTVPSTSSSSSASDTGSGSSSSTFSQPTSFSTEHTSVITETFRSPLTVPTSQLPSTTTSSATSSGQSASASASDSRLEPAAVIGVSVASGISGFFIVGVIIFFCCRKVRRRKQDEKDHFFEIGGVMSEPPDFTLPPRRPTGPRPMPGTTDRDSETSRLITPFEPRAQTPAVVVTGPGNHHNDSPMGVYSADRIGFALTSNSEAEGSLSQSSPRTISDLLPDKPTLGLYPEPLRLSRQKQPRPHSHATLFEEDMTRPRSAFGAPYQNLNQLTSSSRAQDSRRYNRAPMAGLPAHPRAMLHGFGEGQDGKLAMRGPNYRKRPTYAESASKVQASNQDDTYESLLQSSPISDAEEFVDRDRQQRGAGHVRLVGPPSSQGVASGPFRSTDMNNSMLYNLDDNFEDIDINGSTSRLDRESRHSGNLRPLTPVREIRTPTRESPTPNWELVSSDQPGLPRMPFSRAVSPRQEIVSRPRIVRRDDIKRVQIRRKPHAGGLSAPYSPEDYWLGHDPGPVLETQTRRQSTDSLRSVASVRGHMPKRKPVPYERNVTPSRSGSDLILRVD, from the coding sequence ATGTTTTTACCTGCTGGACGGTCATTCACGATAATACTGTTGACACTGACATGCCTCGCCTATGGTTCCCAGACTACTCATCCTACCGCATCAGCAACATCTTTGTCCAGTCTGATTCCAAGCTGTGCGGCAGACTGCGTGGAACAATTCATATCCTCTGATTACCCAAAGGATGCATGCTCGGAGGCGGATCTCGACTGTCTCTGTCGGACAAATACCACAAGCGGCTATACACTTGGGGAAGCGGCATTTCGCTGTAGTCTATCCTTATGTTCCATGAAAACAGTCTTCAGCTCCGACTTGTACGACATTTGCGACTCGGTACCTGGAGCTTTGCCACGGACACATGCTACGATCACCGCGACAGTAATGCCAACGGGATCAAGCCCCACGCAAAAGACTGCAACAACGACGACAGGAACGGTGCCATCtacctccagctccagctcggcCTCCGACACTGGTTCGGGCTCTAGCTCTAGTACGTTCTCACAACCGACAAGTTTTAGTACGGAGCATACCTCGGTAATAACTGAGACTTTCCGAAGTCCGTTGACGGTTCCTACTTCGCAACTTCCCTCCACGACAACGAGTAGCGCTACCAGTAGTGGCCAGTCGGCATCCGCGAGCGCATCTGACAGCAGGCTGGAACCTGCTGCTGTGATTGGAGTTTCGGTTGCTTCTGGAATATCGGGATTCTTTATTGTTGGTGTTATCATATTCTTCTGTTGTAGGAAGGTAAGGCGTCGGAAacaggatgagaaggatcaCTTTTTCGAGATCGGAGGAGTCATGTCAGAGCCTCCGGATTTCACATTACCACCAAGACGGCCAACTGGGCCTCGTCCTATGCCCGGCACAACAGATAGGGATTCCGAAACCTCTAGACTGATAACCCCGTTTGAACCGAGAGCTCAGACACCTGCAGTTGTTGTCACGGGCCCTGGTAATCATCATAATGATAGTCCCATGGGGGTGTATAGTGCCGACAGGATTGGTTTTGCGTTGACTTCTAATTCTGAAGCCGAGGGATCATTGAGCCAGTCGTCTCCAAGGACGATCTCAGATTTACTTCCTGATAAGCCAACGTTGGGACTTTACCCGGAACCATTACGGCTAAGTCGTCAGAAACAGCCCAGACCCCACAGCCATGCGACTCTATTCGAAGAGGATATGACAAGGCCCCGGAGCGCCTTTGGTGCGCCATACCAGAATCTAAATCAGCTGACTTCTTCAAGCCGAGCCCAAGATAGTCGGCGGTACAACCGGGCCCCTATGGCTGGATTGCCTGCGCATCCTCGTGCGATGCTCCACGGTTTTGGGGAAGGTCAGGATGGAAAACTCGCGATGAGAGGTCCGAACTACCGAAAGAGACCTACCTATGCGGAGAGCGCATCAAAGGTTCAGGCCTCCAATCAAGACGACACTTATGAAAGCCTGCTACAAAGCTCTCCGATCTCGGACGCTGAGGAATTTGTCGACCGGGACCGGCAGCAGCGCGGTGCGGGACATGTAAGACTTGTCGGACCGCCCTCGTCGCAGGGTGTTGCAAGTGGTCCGTTCCGTAGCACGGACATGAACAATAGCATGTTGTACAACCTTGATGACAACTTTGAGGACATCGACATCAACGGCTCGACTAGCAGATTGGACCGCGAATCCCGGCATTCGGGAAATCTACGGCCACTCACGCCAGTGCGTGAAATCAGAACGCCAACGCGAGAATCTCCTACACCGAACTGGGAGCTTGTCTCGAGCGACCAACCCGGTCTTCCCCGGATGCCATTCTCTCGGGCAGTCAGTCCCAGACAAGAAATTGTCTCTCGCCCGCGGATTGTACGACGGGACGATATCAAACGAGTCCAAATTCGGCGGAAGCCACATGCCGGAGGATTAAGTGCACCTTACTCACCTGAAGACTACTGGCTTGGTCATGATCCAGGGCCTGTGTTGGAGACTCAAACACGCAGGCAGTCCACCGATTCTTTGCGCTCCGTTGCAAGCGTGAGGGGCCACAtgccgaagaggaagccgGTGCCGTACGAGCGAAATGTAACCCCATCCCGCAGCGGGTCAGATCTAATACTGCGCGTGGATTGA
- the PMP3 gene encoding YqaE/Pmp3 family membrane protein (COG:S;~EggNog:ENOG410PRTI;~InterPro:IPR000612;~PFAM:PF01679;~TransMembrane:1 (o32-55i);~go_component: GO:0016021 - integral component of membrane [Evidence IEA]), whose protein sequence is MPFTASDICKIIFAIILPPLGVFLERGCGADFLINICLTILGWLPGVIHAFYIIFKY, encoded by the exons ATGCCTTTCACTGCCTC GGATATCTGCAAGATCATCTTTGCGATCATCTTGCCCCCGCTGGGTGTCTTCCTTGAGCGAGGATGCGGTGCTGATTTCCTGATCAACATCTGTTTGACAATCCTGGGTTGGCTTCCTGGTGTCATTCATGCCTT ctatattatattcaaaTACTAG
- the VMA3_1 gene encoding H(+)-transporting V0 sector ATPase subunit c (COG:C;~EggNog:ENOG410PMYT;~InterPro:IPR011555,IPR035921,IPR000245,IPR002379;~PFAM:PF00137;~TransMembrane:4 (o12-34i55-76o88-113i125-151o);~go_component: GO:0033177 - proton-transporting two-sector ATPase complex, proton-transporting domain [Evidence IEA];~go_component: GO:0033179 - proton-transporting V-type ATPase, V0 domain [Evidence IEA];~go_function: GO:0015078 - proton transmembrane transporter activity [Evidence IEA];~go_process: GO:1902600 - proton transmembrane transport [Evidence IEA]), whose product MATELCPVYAPFFGALGCTSAIVFTCFGAAYGTAKAGVGVCGMAVLRPDLIVKNIVPIVMAGIIGIYGLVVSVLIANDLGQKVPLYTGFIQLGAGLAVGLAGMAAGFAIGIVGDAGVRGTAQQPRLYVGMILILIFAEVLGLYGLIVALLMNSRSRIDATC is encoded by the exons ATGGCCACCGAACTTTG CCCCGTTTACGCA CCCTTCTTCGGTGCCCTTGGCTGCACCTCAGCCATCGTCTTCACCTGCTTCGGAGCTGCCTATGGAACTGCCAAGGCTGGTGTCGGTGTCTGTGGAATGGCCGTCCTCAGACCTGACCTGATCGTCAAGA ACATTGTCCCCATTGTCATGGCGGGTATCATCGGTATCTACGGTCTGGTCGTGTCGGTCCTGATTGCAAACGACTTGGGACAGAAGGTCCCCTTGTACACTGGTTTCATTCAGCTGGGAGCAGGTCTCGCCGTCGGTTTGGCTGGTATGGCAGCTGG TTTTGCCATTGGTATCGTTGGTGACGCAGGTGTTCGTGGAACTGCTCAACAGCCCCGTCTCTATGTCGGAATGATTTTGATTCTCATTTTCGCTGAAGTCTTGG GTCTGTACGGTCTTATCGTTGCTCTTCTGATGAACTCCCGTTCGAGGATCGACGCCACCTGCTAA
- a CDS encoding mitochondrial 37S ribosomal protein mS38 (COG:S;~EggNog:ENOG410PRE8;~InterPro:IPR013177;~PFAM:PF08213) produces MLSSSLRRAAWAPMGPIAGMSRATSQSITTSANGLIGSSQHTPAKGVNSAEKREGKASRRRGKDSNGRNGSKQPTAFSRLPSVPSTQHLQPHDVHVASFFSIHRPISVSTTVPPTSTPEAFDAIFTAKKPAKPEVDDVIFTLSSAVNSMENSAAHSGEQEGSLQYFDMEGNQLDGMNLSDLKVSVEELTKRLRPFHPPPPPVPFDEAKNMASSEFEDVPRETSSYSTVLTIHESIHSDGRKTYEAHTGPFVPSGEMEAPGAIGESEAIIDVPHNSGTTYMERIRNNRTMHAISTKRRRRLKMKKHKLKKLRKRTRTLRRKLEKA; encoded by the exons ATGCTGTCGTCCTCACTGCGCCGGGCTGCATGGGCTCCTATGGGGCCCATCGCCGGCATGTCTCGCGCAACCAGCCAAAGTATTACTACCTCCGCGAACGGCCTCATCGGCTCGTCACAACAT ACGCCTGCGAAGGGAGTGAATTCTGCAGAGAAACGTGAGGGGAAGGCTTCCAGACGGAGGGGCAAGGATAGCAACGGCCGCAATGGCTCCAAGCAGCCGACGGCTTTTTCCCGACTTCCTAGTGTTCCCTCTACCCAACACCTCCAGCCGCATG ACGTTCACGTcgcctccttcttttccatccacCGACCCATCTCCGTTTCCACCACCGTTCCTCCGACCTCGACCCCCGAAGCCTTCGACGCCATCTTCACCGCAAAGAAGCCGGCTAAGCCTGAGGTGGACGATgtcatcttcaccctctcctccgccgtcaaCTCCATGGAGAACTCCGCTGCCCACTCCGGCGAGCAGGAGGGCTCTCTGCAGTACTTCGACATGGAAGGCAACCAGCTGGATGGCATGAACCTTTCCGATCTGAAAGTCTCCGTCGAGGAACTCACCAAGCGTCTCCGTcccttccaccctcctccgccgcccgttCCCTTCGACGAAGCGAAGAACATGGCTTCCTCCGAGTTCGAGGACGTCCCCCGGGAGACCTCCAGCTACTCCACCGTCCTGACCATCCACGAGTCGATACACTCGGATGGTCGCAAGACCTACGAGGCTCACACTGGTCCCTTCGTGCCCTCCGGTGAGATGGAAGCTCCCGGTGCCATTGGAGAGAGCGAGGCCATCATTGATGTCCCCCACAACTCCGGCACCACCTACATGGAGCGTATCCGCAACAACCGCACCATGCACGCCATTAGCACCAAGAGACGTCGCAgactgaagatgaagaagcacaagctgaagaagctgcgcaaGAGGACAAGGACCCTGAGACGGAAGCTTGAGAAGGCTTGA